A genomic segment from Nocardiopsis sp. Huas11 encodes:
- a CDS encoding glycerophosphodiester phosphodiesterase family protein: MFRPMLALTATLVIPLAGLSAPAHAQTRHDFDLQAHRGGVGLVVESTIPAFENALQLGVSTLELDIQITKDGEAVVTHDRRISDHNCQDTGPAFPDDPQYPYVGSYIKDLTLDQVRTLDCGSRQHPNHPDQQVVPGERMALLSEVFDLIHQYRAYGVDLNIETKVEAGAPEQTAPREEFVDVVIREIRDARMLRQVSIQSFDWGALMLVREREPFLPIVALTNYTFLEVDQPGASPWLGGIDIDDFDGDPLLAVRSFDADAFSPVHGFPQGGTVDDPGYEPYVTADMVNRAHELGIDVIPWTVNDPATMQSLVDAGVDGLITDYPDRLRDVMADNELRLPRPLREPGRH, from the coding sequence ATGTTCAGGCCTATGCTCGCCCTCACCGCAACCCTCGTGATCCCCCTCGCCGGCCTCAGTGCCCCCGCGCACGCCCAGACCCGACACGACTTCGACCTCCAAGCACACCGCGGAGGTGTGGGGCTCGTCGTCGAGAGCACGATCCCGGCGTTCGAGAACGCGCTCCAGCTCGGCGTCAGCACACTGGAACTCGACATCCAGATCACCAAGGACGGCGAGGCCGTCGTCACACACGACCGGCGGATCAGCGATCACAACTGCCAGGACACCGGGCCCGCCTTCCCCGACGACCCGCAGTACCCCTACGTCGGCTCCTACATCAAGGACCTGACCCTGGACCAGGTGCGCACACTGGACTGCGGCTCACGGCAGCACCCGAACCACCCGGACCAGCAGGTCGTGCCCGGTGAGCGGATGGCCCTGCTCAGCGAGGTGTTCGACCTCATCCACCAGTACCGTGCCTACGGCGTCGACCTCAACATCGAGACCAAGGTCGAGGCGGGCGCACCCGAGCAGACCGCCCCGCGTGAGGAATTCGTCGATGTCGTCATCCGCGAGATCCGCGACGCGCGCATGCTGCGTCAGGTCAGCATCCAGAGCTTCGACTGGGGCGCCCTGATGCTGGTGCGCGAACGCGAACCGTTCCTGCCGATCGTCGCCCTCACCAACTACACCTTCCTCGAGGTGGACCAGCCCGGGGCCTCGCCTTGGCTGGGCGGCATCGACATCGACGACTTCGACGGCGATCCCCTGCTCGCCGTCCGGTCGTTCGACGCCGACGCCTTCTCGCCCGTGCACGGCTTTCCCCAGGGCGGGACCGTCGACGACCCCGGCTACGAGCCCTACGTGACCGCGGACATGGTGAACCGGGCCCATGAGCTGGGGATCGACGTCATCCCGTGGACGGTCAACGACCCCGCCACTATGCAGTCCCTGGTCGACGCCGGTGTCGACGGGCTGATCACCGACTACCCGGACCGGCTGCGCGACGTCATGGCCGACAACGAACTGCGGCTCCCCAGGCCGCTTCGCGAACCCGGGCGCCACTGA
- a CDS encoding GNAT family N-acetyltransferase, which produces MAIDVRPASAFEDVRTLVGPKSPGANVCWCLSYRIPSKLNKELRGPDRGEYVAELCRGDPPPGVLAYDGDEPVGWAAVAPRSTTSFARNRKIPHVDDLPVWSLWCIRVRPGHRRQGISHALIAGAVEFARSHGAPAVEAYPLDNGGARVDLTMAYPGLRRNFERAGFTHAADTTSVLSGHPRVLMRRNLRSAP; this is translated from the coding sequence ATGGCCATCGATGTGCGCCCGGCCTCGGCCTTCGAGGACGTCCGAACCCTGGTAGGCCCCAAGTCGCCCGGGGCCAACGTCTGCTGGTGCCTGAGCTACCGCATCCCGTCCAAGCTCAACAAAGAGCTCCGCGGTCCCGACCGCGGTGAGTACGTGGCGGAACTGTGCCGCGGGGATCCCCCGCCCGGGGTGCTCGCCTACGACGGCGACGAACCGGTGGGATGGGCGGCCGTGGCGCCGCGTTCGACGACCTCCTTCGCTCGGAACCGAAAGATTCCGCACGTCGACGACCTGCCGGTCTGGTCCCTGTGGTGTATCCGGGTGCGCCCCGGACACCGCAGACAGGGGATTTCGCACGCCCTGATCGCCGGGGCCGTTGAGTTCGCCCGCTCCCACGGCGCACCCGCGGTGGAGGCCTACCCCCTGGACAACGGAGGCGCCAGGGTCGACCTGACGATGGCCTACCCCGGGCTCAGGAGGAACTTCGAGCGTGCCGGGTTCACCCACGCCGCCGACACGACCTCGGTTCTGTCCGGCCATCCCCGCGTCCTGATGCGGCGGAACCTGCGGTCGGCCCCCTGA
- a CDS encoding response regulator transcription factor — MTIRVLVVDDQESIRSAFRMVLEAQPDMSVVGEAAEGAGALRQVRVLRPDVVLVDIRMPGMDGLELTRRLAGPEVADPVRVVVVTTFDLDGYVHAALRGGACGFLLKRSGPTLLVEAVRAAVAGESLISPQITVRLLRHLREPAVSPSVEVLTEREIDVVRLVARGLSNAEIAAELFISAGTAKNHLANAQQKLNVRNRVGVAGWAWSSGLAGAGE, encoded by the coding sequence GTGACGATCCGGGTACTGGTGGTCGACGACCAGGAGTCCATCCGCAGCGCCTTCCGGATGGTCCTGGAAGCGCAGCCGGACATGTCTGTGGTGGGTGAGGCGGCCGAGGGGGCGGGGGCCCTGAGACAGGTGCGCGTGCTGCGCCCCGACGTGGTCCTGGTGGACATCCGGATGCCGGGTATGGACGGGCTCGAGCTCACACGCCGCCTCGCCGGGCCGGAGGTGGCCGATCCGGTGCGGGTCGTGGTGGTGACCACGTTCGACCTGGACGGATACGTGCACGCGGCGCTGCGGGGCGGGGCGTGCGGGTTCCTCCTGAAGCGTTCGGGGCCGACGCTCCTGGTGGAGGCGGTACGCGCGGCCGTCGCCGGTGAGTCGCTGATCAGCCCGCAGATCACCGTGCGGTTGCTGCGACACCTGAGGGAACCGGCGGTCAGCCCGTCGGTGGAGGTGCTGACGGAGCGGGAGATCGACGTGGTGCGGTTGGTGGCCCGTGGTCTCAGCAACGCCGAGATCGCGGCCGAACTGTTCATCAGCGCGGGCACCGCCAAGAACCATCTGGCGAACGCGCAGCAGAAGCTGAACGTGCGCAACCGGGTGGGCGTGGCCGGTTGGGCCTGGTCGAGCGGGCTCGCGGGGGCCGGAGAGTGA
- a CDS encoding sensor histidine kinase: MRDIRWASATVTGVLACALGLWAAVYPWAWTPAVAALAVSGCLVWWPHSRGWPAWSAGAAGTASLTATLGHHVLGWPGLPAWGMVEAAFLCALVGLVVRWAPEQREVAGHGAPVGRGAVAVWGAVAGAVLAGAGAATTVLRAVPTTVSAPLGPADTVFVVAVWTLGPLAAAAVGLFLRYLAERRDREVAWARQAQRMELAHDLHDYVAHDVSAMVAQAQAAGVVIEDREAVRAALARIEASGLAAMASMDRTIGVLRDRSGQERGFGGVAELPELVERFGDTARLTMDPRLADAVPRELAGTVHRVVTESLTNVRRHAPAMTEVEVAVRLVAEDVEVVVRNDSVGVVPAEPGRRGGVGLPALAERVSALSGTFEAGPRGGDWLVRARLPLTVGSGGAGGSYTGGTCEGGER; this comes from the coding sequence ATGCGCGACATCAGGTGGGCCAGCGCGACGGTGACCGGGGTGCTCGCGTGCGCGCTGGGTCTCTGGGCAGCCGTGTACCCGTGGGCGTGGACACCGGCCGTGGCCGCATTGGCCGTCTCCGGGTGCCTCGTGTGGTGGCCCCACTCCCGGGGATGGCCGGCCTGGTCGGCCGGAGCTGCGGGTACGGCCTCACTCACCGCGACGCTGGGCCATCACGTGCTGGGCTGGCCGGGCCTGCCTGCTTGGGGAATGGTGGAGGCCGCGTTCCTGTGTGCGCTGGTCGGGCTGGTGGTTCGTTGGGCGCCGGAGCAGAGGGAAGTCGCGGGGCACGGCGCACCGGTCGGCCGGGGCGCCGTGGCGGTCTGGGGTGCGGTGGCGGGCGCGGTCCTGGCCGGTGCGGGCGCGGCGACGACTGTCCTGCGAGCGGTCCCGACCACCGTCTCGGCGCCCTTGGGCCCCGCGGACACGGTTTTCGTGGTGGCGGTGTGGACTCTGGGACCGCTGGCGGCCGCGGCGGTGGGACTGTTCCTGCGGTACCTCGCCGAACGCCGGGATCGGGAGGTCGCCTGGGCACGGCAGGCCCAGCGCATGGAACTCGCCCACGACCTGCACGACTACGTGGCCCACGACGTCAGCGCGATGGTCGCTCAAGCTCAGGCGGCGGGGGTGGTGATCGAGGACCGTGAGGCGGTACGCGCGGCGCTGGCCAGGATCGAGGCCTCCGGTCTCGCGGCGATGGCGTCCATGGACCGGACGATCGGGGTGCTGCGCGACCGGTCCGGGCAGGAGCGCGGGTTCGGCGGGGTGGCCGAACTTCCGGAGCTGGTGGAGCGGTTCGGGGACACGGCGCGGCTGACCATGGACCCGCGGCTGGCGGACGCGGTCCCGCGTGAGCTGGCGGGGACCGTGCACCGGGTCGTGACGGAGTCGCTCACCAACGTGCGTCGGCACGCTCCGGCGATGACGGAAGTAGAGGTCGCGGTGCGGTTGGTGGCCGAGGACGTGGAGGTGGTCGTGCGCAACGACTCCGTCGGCGTGGTGCCCGCAGAGCCCGGGCGCCGCGGCGGGGTGGGGCTGCCGGCTCTGGCGGAGCGGGTCAGCGCGCTGTCGGGCACGTTCGAGGCCGGACCGCGGGGCGGTGACTGGCTCGTTCGGGCCCGGCTCCCGTTGACGGTGGGTTCCGGTGGCGCAGGTGGCTCGTACACGGGCGGCACCTGTGAAGGAGGGGAACGGTGA
- a CDS encoding DUF429 domain-containing protein yields the protein MRGCGCAAPICVCARWPVAVRCRCPSTSWELPPLAGTVVEVYPAASRTQWGLGPGRSMRELLESAPWLECSKEHRRAYDASEHAFDALIAALTARAAALDLTARPEGEEIALAELEGWIHLPERESLTRLG from the coding sequence ATGCGGGGTTGCGGTTGCGCCGCACCGATCTGCGTGTGCGCCAGGTGGCCGGTGGCCGTCCGTTGTCGGTGTCCTTCGACAAGTTGGGAGCTACCGCCGCTCGCTGGCACAGTGGTGGAGGTGTATCCGGCGGCTTCCCGCACCCAGTGGGGGCTGGGGCCCGGGCGCAGTATGCGAGAACTCCTGGAATCGGCCCCGTGGTTGGAGTGCTCCAAGGAGCATCGGCGTGCCTATGACGCCAGCGAGCACGCTTTCGATGCCCTGATCGCGGCTTTGACCGCGCGTGCCGCTGCCCTGGACCTCACCGCCCGACCTGAGGGCGAGGAAATCGCCCTGGCCGAGCTGGAGGGATGGATTCACCTTCCCGAGCGCGAAAGCCTGACGCGCCTGGGCTGA
- a CDS encoding sortase domain-bontaining protein, translating into MVAAVCSTRRPPPSSPASEHSGEQAPRPQNSPTPSAPAPEPAGSAEPGEQRLAREEPVSLSIPAIGVDTEDLLPLQVRSDCELDVPQDPDAVGWYEAGAWPGQSGAAVMGAHVDSLSGPAVFFRLRELSPGDEITVGRADGVDAVFSVYEVGQYPKDGFPTRRVYGSTQGQAELRLITCGGTFQGPGAGTPAMWSSMRS; encoded by the coding sequence ATGGTGGCCGCCGTGTGCTCCACTCGGCGGCCACCGCCTTCGTCACCCGCCTCGGAGCACTCCGGCGAACAGGCCCCGCGCCCCCAGAATTCTCCGACCCCGTCAGCGCCCGCCCCGGAACCCGCCGGATCAGCTGAGCCGGGCGAGCAGCGTCTCGCACGTGAGGAACCGGTCAGTCTGAGCATCCCGGCGATCGGGGTGGACACCGAGGACCTCCTACCACTCCAGGTGCGCTCCGACTGCGAACTCGATGTGCCCCAGGACCCCGACGCCGTCGGATGGTACGAGGCGGGTGCCTGGCCGGGCCAGAGCGGAGCGGCCGTGATGGGCGCGCACGTGGACTCCCTGTCCGGACCGGCGGTCTTCTTCCGCCTGCGGGAGCTGAGTCCGGGGGACGAGATCACGGTGGGGCGCGCTGACGGCGTCGACGCCGTGTTCAGCGTGTACGAGGTGGGGCAGTACCCCAAGGACGGATTCCCCACTCGCAGGGTCTACGGTTCCACGCAGGGCCAGGCCGAGCTACGGCTGATCACCTGTGGCGGCACCTTCCAAGGGCCCGGCGCGGGTACACCAGCAATGTGGTCGTCTATGCGGTCTTGA
- a CDS encoding right-handed parallel beta-helix repeat-containing protein, translated as MSTLATATLVTALAVPMSQAAADTSSDGTNLSIGAGADGSSKASGTSYGNAVDGDMSSYWSPSGSTGRVSVKWGSDATVSAINIREASGAEGNIGSYRVVNHDTGAVLATGSGAGTITFAPTSLRKINFEITGSNGTPRIAEFETYAEAPDGGGDNPPDDGEDPPPDDGGGDTPPPSGDELFVAPGGSDGASGTESDPTTLTSAIERIEPGGSIYMRGGSYAFSDTVHIEPGNDGLPGERNELFAYPGETPVLDFSAQSEDSANRGLAIGGDWWHVNGIIVERAGDNGILLGGNDNVIERVTTRHNRDTGLQLSRYTAGAPRSEWPSNNLIVSSVSHDNVDSDGEDADGFAPKLTVGDGNVFRYTVAYNNIDDGYDLYAKSDTGPIGEVTIEHSLAFSNGSLSDGSVHGNGDRNGFKLGGSGIEVDHHIHHSIAFDNGKHGFTYNSNPGSITVSNNLGVGNEERNFQFDGGDSVFRNNTSCDSGSTDRYRGDADGSNQFWDGSNGSRCSQYSGSLDWGFDSTGRLVVTIGGNEVDL; from the coding sequence ATGTCGACGCTGGCTACTGCGACCTTGGTGACGGCCCTCGCCGTGCCGATGTCCCAGGCAGCGGCAGACACCAGCTCCGACGGCACCAACCTCAGCATCGGGGCGGGCGCCGACGGTTCCAGCAAGGCGAGCGGCACCAGCTACGGGAACGCCGTCGACGGCGACATGAGCAGCTACTGGTCGCCGAGCGGCTCGACCGGCCGCGTCTCGGTGAAGTGGGGCTCCGACGCCACGGTGTCCGCCATCAACATCCGTGAGGCGTCCGGGGCCGAGGGCAACATCGGCTCGTACCGGGTCGTGAACCACGACACCGGCGCGGTCCTGGCCACCGGCAGTGGAGCGGGCACCATCACCTTCGCTCCGACCTCGCTGCGCAAGATCAACTTCGAGATCACCGGCTCGAACGGCACCCCGCGCATCGCCGAGTTCGAGACCTACGCCGAAGCGCCGGACGGCGGAGGGGACAACCCGCCGGACGACGGCGAGGACCCGCCGCCGGACGACGGGGGCGGCGACACCCCGCCGCCGTCGGGCGACGAGCTCTTCGTGGCTCCGGGCGGCAGCGACGGCGCCTCCGGTACCGAGTCCGACCCGACCACGCTCACCTCGGCGATCGAGCGCATCGAGCCCGGCGGGTCGATCTACATGCGCGGCGGTTCCTACGCCTTCTCCGACACGGTGCACATCGAACCGGGCAACGACGGCCTGCCGGGCGAGCGCAACGAACTGTTCGCCTACCCCGGCGAGACTCCCGTGCTGGACTTCTCGGCCCAGAGCGAGGACTCCGCCAACCGGGGCCTGGCCATCGGCGGCGACTGGTGGCACGTCAACGGCATCATCGTCGAGCGCGCCGGCGACAACGGAATCCTGCTGGGCGGCAACGACAACGTCATCGAGCGGGTGACCACCCGGCACAACCGCGACACCGGGCTGCAGCTGTCGCGGTACACCGCAGGGGCCCCCAGGTCGGAGTGGCCCTCGAACAACCTCATCGTCAGCTCGGTCTCGCACGACAACGTCGACTCCGACGGTGAGGACGCCGACGGGTTCGCCCCGAAGCTCACCGTCGGGGACGGGAACGTCTTCCGCTACACCGTGGCGTACAACAACATCGACGACGGCTACGACCTGTACGCCAAGTCGGACACCGGCCCGATCGGCGAGGTGACCATCGAGCACTCGCTGGCGTTCAGCAACGGCTCGCTCTCGGACGGCTCCGTCCACGGGAACGGCGACCGCAACGGGTTCAAGCTCGGCGGCTCGGGCATCGAGGTGGACCACCACATCCACCACAGCATCGCCTTCGACAACGGCAAGCACGGGTTCACCTACAACTCGAACCCCGGCTCCATCACGGTCTCGAACAACCTGGGCGTCGGCAACGAGGAGCGCAACTTCCAGTTCGACGGCGGCGACTCGGTCTTCCGCAACAACACCTCGTGCGACAGCGGGTCGACCGACCGGTACAGGGGTGACGCCGACGGCTCGAACCAGTTCTGGGACGGTTCCAACGGTTCCCGCTGCTCCCAGTACTCCGGGTCCCTGGACTGGGGCTTCGACTCGACCGGCCGCCTCGTGGTGACCATCGGCGGCAACGAGGTCGACCTGTAA